Proteins from one Astatotilapia calliptera chromosome 8, fAstCal1.2, whole genome shotgun sequence genomic window:
- the nptx2b gene encoding neuronal pentraxin-2b: MFSLLSGMLCFCALGCGQLTNRQADDGKRYICRAIPLTGDASCPVTLLPELNAGGQEEELRNTVMQLRETILQQKETISKQIGTINELTTKLSLCASATTDRKYDKGGTWGKDKQNTMGDVPGDPNETIDNLGKTMQGLKDRLENLEQQQMRANISGASFPSELRDLLQQRLGELEKQLLKKVSTLEAEKSMLSNATAAYRLKTESTLNALVERINELEKGGGDFISPEQFKLSLPQRTNYLYGRITKSLPEMYAFTLCMWIKSSASPGIGTPFSYGVPGQANEIVLIEWGNNPIELLINDKVAQLPLEVRDGRWHHICISWTTRDGQWEAYQDGEKLGAGDNLAAWHPIKPGGVIILGQEQDVVGGRFDAGQAFVGELSQVNIWDRVLKPVEIQSMANCTSYVPGNVVSWLASNVEVFGRGAFKRPLEICQERLPNA; the protein is encoded by the exons atgttttcactcttgtccGGGATGTTATGTTTTTGTGCTCTGGGATGTGGTCAGCTAACAAACAGGCAGGCGGACGATGGAAAGCGCTACATTTGCCGGGCAATACCCCTCACGGGCGATGCCAGTTGCCCTGTGACTTTGCTACCCGAGTTAAATGCCGGGGGTCAGGAAGAAGAGCTCAGAAACACGGTCATGCAGCTAAGGGAGACGATTTTACAACAGAAAGAAACGATTTCCAAACAGATTGGCACCATCAACGAGCTTACCACCAAGCTGTCTCTGTGCGCGTCAGCAACCACCGATAGAAAGTACGACAAAGGGGGAACATGgggcaaagacaaacaaaacacgATGGGGGACGTTCCCGGGGATCCAAATGAAACTATCGACAATCTTGGAAAAACCATGCAGGGGCTCAAGGACCGACTGGAAAACCTTGAG CAACAGCAAATGAGGGCCAACATATCTGGAGCCTCGTTCCCCAGTGAGCTCCGTGACCTGCTGCAGCAACGTCTTGGAGAACTGGAGAAACAGCTCCTGAAAAAAGTCAGCACCTTGGAGGCGGAAAAGAGCATGCTGTCCAATGCCACAGCTGCCTACAGGCTGAAAACAGAGAGCACTCTAAACGCATTGGTAGAGAGGATCAATGAGTTGGAGAAAG GCGGAGGAGACTTCATATCCCCAGAACAGTTTAAGCTGTCCCTGCCCCAGCGTACCAATTACCTGTATGGCCGTATCACCAAGAGCTTGCCAGAGATGTATGCTTTCACTCTCTGCATGTGGATCAAGTCCAGCGCCAGCCCTGGCATAGGCACGCCTTTTTCTTACGGTGTACCAGGGCAAGCAAATGAGATTGTGCTGATTGAATGGGGCAACAACCCAATTGAGCTTCTCATTAATGACAAG GTTGCTCAGCTTCCCCTGGAGGTTCGCGACGGCAGGTGGCACCACATCTGCATCTCTTGGACCACGCGAGATGGTCAGTGGGAGGCTTACCAAGACGGGGAGAAGCTGGGAGCTGGTGACAACCTGGCAGCCTGGCACCCCATCAAACCTGGAGGAGTGATCATCCTGGGGCAGGAGCAG GACGTGGTGGGCGGGCGCTTTGATGCCGGACAGGCTTTCGTGGGCGAGCTGAGTCAGGTGAACATTTGGGATCGCGTTCTGAAGCCCGTCGAGATCCAGTCTATGGCCAACTGCACTTCGTACGTCCCTGGGAATGTCGTCTCCTGGCTGGCGAGCAACGTCGAAGTTTTCGGGAGGGGAGCGTTCAAGCGGCCCTTGGAGATATGCCAGGAGAGGTTGCCCAACGCTTAA